A DNA window from Synchiropus splendidus isolate RoL2022-P1 chromosome 2, RoL_Sspl_1.0, whole genome shotgun sequence contains the following coding sequences:
- the LOC128753879 gene encoding histone H2A-like, protein MSGRGKTGGKSRAKAKSRSSRAGLQFPVGRVHRLLRKGNYAQRVGAGAPVYLAAVLEYLTAEILELAGNAARDNKKTRIIPRHLQLAVRNDEELNKLLGGVTIAQGGVLPNIQAVLLPKKTEKPAKAK, encoded by the coding sequence ATGAGTGGAAGAGGCAAAACCGGTGGCAAGTCCCGCGCTAAGGCCAAGTCCCGCTCCTCCAGAGCCGGACTCCAGTTCCCTGTCGGTCGTGTCCACAGGCTGCTCAGGAAGGGCAACTACGCTCAGCGTGTCGGTGCCGGTGCCCCCGTCTACCTGGCGGCTGTGCTGGAGTATCTGACCGCGGAGATCCTGGAGCTGGCTGGAAACGCCGCCCGCGACaacaagaagaccaggatcatcccccgccacctgcagctggctgtCCGCAACGACGAGGAGCTCAACAAGCTGCTCGGAGGAGTCACCATCGCTCAGGGTGGTGTCCTGCCCAACATCCAGGCGGTTCTGCTGCCCAAGAAAACCGAGAAGCCCGCCAAGGCCAAGTAA
- the LOC128753878 gene encoding histone H2B 1/2 encodes MPEPAKSAPKKGSKKAVTKTAGKGGKKKKRTRKESYAIYVYKVLKQVHPDTGISSKAMSIMNSFVNDIFERIAGEASRLAHYNKRSTISSREIQTAVRLLLPGELAKHAVSEGTKAVTKYTSSK; translated from the coding sequence ATGCCTGAACCAGCCAAGTCCGCGCCCAAGAAGGGCTCCAAGAAAGCCGTGACCAAGACCGCCGGCAAAGGaggcaaaaagaagaagaggaccagAAAGGAGAGCTATGCCATCTACGTGTACAAGGTGCTCAAGCAGGTCCACCCCGACACCGGCATCTCTTCCAAGGCCATGAGCATCATGAACTCGTTCGTCAACGACATCTTCGAGCGCATCGCCGGAGAAGCGTCTCGCCTGGCTCACTACAACAAGCGCTCCACCATCTCTTCCCGGGAGATCCAGACCGCCGTGCGCCTGCTGCTGCCCGGTGAGCTGGCCAAGCACGCTGTGTCCGAGGGAACAAAGGCCGTCACCAAGTACACCAGCTCCAAGTAA
- the LOC128753873 gene encoding histone H3 produces the protein MARTKQTARKSTGGKAPRKQLATKAARKSAPATGGVKKPHRYRPGTVALREIRRYQKSTELLIRKLPFQRLVREIAQDFKTDLRFQSSAVMALQEASEAYLVGLFEDTNLCAIHAKRVTIMPKDIQLARRIRGERA, from the coding sequence ATGGCCAGAACCAAGCAGACCGCTCGTAAGTCCACCGGCGGTAAAGCCCCCAGGAAGCAGCTGGCTACCAAGGCCGCCCGCAAGAGCGCTCCAGCCACCGGCGGAGTCAAGAAGCCTCACCGTTACAGGCCCGGCACTGTGGCTCTGAGAGAGATCCGTCGCTACCAGAAGTCCACCGAGCTGCTGATCCGCAAGCTGCCCTTCCAGCGCCTGGTTCGTGAGATCGCGCAGGATTTCAAGACTGACCTGCGCTTCCAGAGCTCCGCAGTCATGGCTCTGCAGGAAGCCAGCGAGGCTTATCTGGTCGGCCTCTTCGAGGACACTAACCTGTGCGCCATCCACGCCAAGAGAGTCACCATCATGCCCAAAGACATCCAGCTGGCCCGCCGCATCCGCGGAGAGAGAGCTTAA
- the LOC128753877 gene encoding histone H2B 1/2, with protein MPEPAKSAPKKGSKKAVTKTAGKGGKKKKRTRKESYAIYVYKVLKQVHPDTGISSKAMSIMNSFVNDIFERIAGEASRLAHYNKRSTISSREIQTAVRLLLPGELAKHAVSEGTKAVTKYTSSK; from the coding sequence ATGCCTGAACCAGCCAAGTCCGCGCCCAAGAAGGGCTCCAAGAAAGCCGTGACCAAGACCGCCGGCAAAGGaggcaaaaagaagaagaggaccagGAAGGAGAGCTATGCCATCTACGTGTACAAGGTGCTCAAGCAGGTCCATCCCGACACCGGCATCTCGTCTAAGGCTATGAGCATCATGAATTCGTTCGTCAACGACATCTTCGAGCGCATCGCCGGAGAAGCGTCTCGCCTGGCTCACTACAACAAGCGCTCCACCATCTCTTCCCGGGAGATCCAGACCGCCGTGCGCCTGCTGCTGCCCGGTGAGCTGGCCAAGCACGCCGTGTCCGAGGGAACAAAGGCCGTCACCAAGTACACCAGCTCCAAGTAA
- the LOC128753866 gene encoding uncharacterized protein LOC128753866 yields the protein MAYADDIVLIINNQDELDIVNEHLKNYEKASGAKLNQHKTEAVWFGNPNNKVPLAIKDQAKTTILGLEFSHTCSYNDNWSAKEREVIEELSKWENKNTTYKLRILIIKTFVLSKLMFLTNIFPPQAHTIKRLNKLLVNFIWGTTREVAKRELLFKSRKGGGLGAMDVPLKLLITFCKTIAAGVQRNAVWVGHRSRWEKKKGRARNNIPYYVLAYSDFRAKHGHLPINWVADSNKKIYKIISNDLYGGYVLYKGLQAEHYGTCVRNIFTRDMAESKRDIMWLVSVGRLAVRAVVKWSCFVKTKCCPVDGCQQDETIDHLLLECPRARDVWARIKDIGLDVEVNRNTVMFGIFVVEDQMYAGLA from the exons ATGGCGTATGCGGACGATATAGTACTGATAATCAATAACCAAGACGAACTGGACATAGTCAATGAACACTTGAAGAACTATGAAAAGGCCTCAGGAGCAAAATTAAACCAACACAAAACAGAGGCAGTCTGGTTTGGAAATCCTAATAATAAAGTCCCACTTGCTATAAAAGATCAAGCCAAAACTACCATCCTGGGATTAGAGTTCTCCCACACATGCAGCTACAATGACAACTGGAGCGCAAAAGAAAGGGAAGTGATAGAAGAACTTAGCAAGTGGGAAAACAAGAACACCACTTACAAACTCAgaattttaatcataaaaacatttgttttatctAAATTAATGTTCTTAACAAACATATTTCCCCCTCAAGCGCACACTATAAAGAGGTTAAACAAGCTGCTTGTCAATTTTATCTGGGGAACCACCAGAGAGGTGGCAAAGCGGGAGCTGCTCttcaaaagcagaaaaggtggagggcttggagcCATGGATGTGCCGCTTAAGCTGCTCATAACCTTTTGCAAAACCattgctgctggagtccagcgaAATGCTGTGTGGGTGGGGCACAGATCCAggtgggagaagaagaagggtaGAGCGAGGAATAACATCCCCTACTATGTTTTAGCATACTCAGACTTTAGAGCGAAACATGGGCACCTGCCGATTAACTGGGTCGCAGACTCCAACAAAAAGATCTACAAGATTATATCAAATGATCTTTATGGTGGTTATGTCTTGTATAAAGGCCTCCAAGCGGAGCATTACGGCACATGCGTTAGGAACATCTTTACCCGGGACATGGCCGAGAGTAAGAGAGACATCATGTGGCTAGTGTCCGTCGGCAGACTCGCAGTACGGGCTGTTGTAAAGTGGAGTTGCTTTGTTAAGACCAAGTGTTGTCCTGTTGATGGATGCCAGCAGGACGAGACAATTGACCACCTGTTGTTGGAGTGTCCTCGGGCCAGAGATGTGTGGGCCAGGATAAAAGACATTGGACTGGATGTGGAGGTCAACCGGAATACAGTGATGTTTGGAATCTTTG TTGTGGAAGACCAGATGTATGCTGGTCTTGCATAA